Genomic segment of Ictalurus furcatus strain D&B chromosome 9, Billie_1.0, whole genome shotgun sequence:
cTAACTTAACTAAAGATGCAAAAGGTTAAAGATCACACGGCTTGACAAGCGTTTACAAGCGTTGTTTACTGAAGTACACTTTAGTTCTCAGATTTCAGATGagatgttcttcttcttcttattattattattattattatgcagtcAGAAATAAATGATGTGTGATACCATATGATGTCTCAAATGTGTATGATGCGGAACATCAGGAGGTTCCTGATTACGGGTCGGATTCTGTTGTACGCTCggttctgtgtgtgcgtgtgtgtgttgttgttttgtattttttgagAGAAATGTTCCTGTTTTGGGGTTACAGACCCTCTGTGTCACTCAGCATGAGGAAATGATCTGTAGAGGAaatatggaaaagaaaagaaaagtagaaTCTCATCCCGTTGGCTCATCTGAGCGTGTTATTATACTGCATTAGCACTTTTAGCTCTAATTACTTGTCGTCATCACAAACTGCATTCATGGTCCAGCAGGTTGTCATGATGAAACATATTAGGGGACAAAAAACACGAAACACAGGCAAATCTGTGCTTTGTAAGCCTCAAAAAAGATGTGTCCGTGTTCAGGGGAAAAGACAGACAGCAAAATTACATTCATTCTTTTGGTAATTATTTGAAGTGCTGCTCTCGGAGAGACACAGAGgaggtttgttgttgttgttgttgtcagcaggtgaaattattattacaggATAAAGCAAGAAAGAGCACACTCGTAATTATTATTCTCCTAGAAGTCACGAATTTATTCAGCGTGAACTGGTTGAAGCACTGAATTCAGTCAGAGTTTGGCTTATAGTTTTGATAAAGTTGACgctttttgaaatatttcagtttaaaattttgaaacttttttttccattgaaaTACAGCGACGGGATTCCCCACTGACACCTGATGGGCATTACggctgaccaatcagcagcttaaaacacacacacacacacacacacacacacacacatttgtcttgtATACCTTGAGGACCCTTCATTGATTAATGCAGAGAAATAGTTCTATGTTTCACCTAAATTATAACTCTGACCCAAACCTTttggttattttatttctttattatttatttatttaagcaaaaaaaaaacacttaaagcaccaaaatgtttccttttagtTACTGAGGTTACGGTTAaacatttacttacttatttgtttacttatttacataaaagctttgttttctgtttaaaaaaaaaaaaagaaagaaagggaaaaaaaattgtttacctCATCTGtaatggactggtgtctcatccagggtgtattcctgcctcacgcccGGTATTCCCGGGTTAGATTCTCCTCGCGCACGGTATTCCCGGGTTAGATTCTCCTCGCGCCTGGTATTCCCGGGATCCACCgggaccctgaccaggataaagtgcttactgaaagtCAGTAagtgatttttacacacacacacacacaaaatctttgGATAAGACAATTCAATTTATTCAACTATTCTAGGACAACCACCTTAATTAGAAAAGATTATGGTACAAATAGctaaatacatatttattttatggtaaatggtctgcacttatataatgcttttatccaaagcactttacactgtgtctcattcacctattcacacacaccagtggtagcagagctaccatgcaaggtgctaacttgccatcaggagcaatttggggttcagcgtcttgcccaaggacacttcggtatgtggagtcacatgggccaggattcaaaccgccaaccctacgattagtggacaacccgctctaccacctgagccatggCACCCGTGGTTTTACACTATGAATggtttatgtgttttaaataaaactagcAGTGCTATTAATATAATACCAAATGTTTTACACTACAGCTACAGTCAGCAGTGTGTATCAGGGTACAAACTACCGTaagtacttttatttatttatttttaatattatgtactatatacacgtgtgtgtactCTTCAGTGAGGTAGTAACCTCAGATTTGTTGTACTACTGATAACTGACTTCCTTGGTAACTAATAACTATTAATTACTCCATAAAAGCTGATCTTTCTACCGTACAggagtcaaaaataaataatagtaataacacgaACACACACTAGAGGGCGCCAGTATGTCTATTTACACCCAAACAcaactacagtacagtacagtacagtgcgGTACAGTACACTTTAATCACACGCAGCTGTAGAGTTTTCTATCCATCAGTGAATTTATCAGCAGTGAAACATGAAAACATTATGAAATACATTCTGTTtaggtcaaataaataaataaataatccaacCTTTATTCGTGAAAGGTTTAAATTCTTGTAATAGCTAAAACATCACCAGGTCTTACAGGATTAAATCACAGAACACTATTAACATCGACATGaagacagaaatatatatatgtatatatatacacacacacagagagagagagagagagagagagagagagagaaatctatcaaacatcagaatgttcaggatttttaaaaaaacaaaacagaatgccttaatgtgtttaatctttataataattaatataaatatatatataatcataatgtaaatatataaatctacaacacacttttaaaaaaaaattgcacatctatctatctatctgttttttttctggttgtaGTCCAGCTTTTCCGGGCGGAACTACATCTCCCATGATGCTCCGCGCGCGACTCCACTGTTCATATCAATATGGCTTCTGTCAGTCACACAAAGGCAAATGATATTTTGCTGTGAAATGCGGGCTTGCTGATTAAAGAGGACggcagagagacggagagagagactcgGAGGGAGGCTGTCGGTCATGTCGCGGTGTGTTTGGTGACGGAGGGACTTGAACGACgcggtggtggttgttgttgttttgttttgtttttttgctccgGGACTAAAAGAAAATTactgcaaaataaattaaatgttatggTGGACGGAGGCCCAGCTGAAGGTAAGATCCagaggagctgcaggaacatcaGTGCATGCAGccgtgattttctctttctcttctgtttctgttgttctGTGCAGAGAGAcagcacacaaacactgcaTGCATGCACGAGCTGGggattattagtattattattagtattagtattagtattgcACGGATAGGGTGCAGATCTGTCTGATAAACTCGGCAGATATCAGGAGGAGTTGATCCTGATCAGTCCATCATGTAGGGGTACCAGCAGGTTTTAACTGGCAGGTCCATGATCAGGTCCGAGTGAGGTTCTGTGTCCTGTGTCGAATCCTAAATAAACACAAGCCCACTGTGTAGTGCACTTAAACAGGGTGgtgtttgggacgcagcctggGTGTGTGAACGTCAGCAACGAAGCATCAGGGTGCAGGATTATTGGGTATCGATTATTGATTGATCCTGAGCCCTGCATGAAGCTTAAAGAGGctgatatacaatatatttattattattattattattaataataataatcagtgatgCGTCGATACGATATTGGTATCAAGCATCGATCAAATACCTGATATCGGTTTCGGTAAGAAACTGCTCATCGATTCGTACACGCgctcgtaaaaaaaaattaaaaataaaaaaaaaagcctgaacgTGAAATCTGGACGTATTTCGCAATCGACgattagaaaaaagaaatgaaaagcttCATTAGCCGTGCATGCCGATTTGCACGTTAATTAAACGAGCGATTACCGTGCCCGATTATCGCACGGCGGTGGAAGTGAGCTATTCGGAACCACTGTTATTCGAAGACACAGACGGAGCGTAGGAACGCTTCCCAGAAGCGGCGTCACAGCGATCCGAGGACGAGTTCCTGGAAAGGCGGCGAATTTCTAGACTAGGTTTAAACCGTGGAACGTGAAGCTGCGCTGTTTAGTAAATACGACGTGGTGTGTTTTGTCCTGTAGCGATGACGTGAACCTGTAGAGGAGGAGAGTCTGTTTCAGTTGGAACATCCCAGCTTGTGATTAAAGGAtaattgtgtggtgtgtgtgtatgtgtttatatatttcagtCAGCGCGTATAGGAATTTTCGGGAGTATCGGTAGATATCGATACGGAATACGAGACTCCGGATGTGCAggtgataggaaaataatggcCGATGGAACGGCGtaatgaagcggagttactgttaggATGTCAAAATCCattattttttcaataacagcgtcgttttattcatttttttttactactttctTTATACTTTCCAACAAttccaatttttttatttattaatcggCCCGTACGGGATttcactgagtttttttttttgtgtgtgatagTTCCTGtgaaaaatgctcgattttgctgcgtccccccccaaaaaaaaaaaaatttgcggTGCAACTCGGGGAGGTTTTTTTGTGCGTTTTTCGGGCGAAAAACTCCTCGATTTGGCGAAACCGCGATTGTACGAAATcgtctttcgcggtgatgtccGTCAGtgaacgagaccttttagctgtactcgcgttcgacgcacgtgaatcgaagaggacttCGGCTAAACGCGCGTCGTGATATCGTCAAATGACGCGCCTCGGCCCGAATTCCGCGGGAGTTTAATAAAATCGCAAGCTTCTGCGAATATGGCGGAGTTTatttgattttgcgttcatttctgcgatctaAAAGTCATGACATCCTGGAGGGACAGGATAAAGAACGTGATTCCGGTTTTTAATGAGAGGGAACGTTTTCGAAATGGAGATTATATAGAACAATTTGGTGCTTTTGTGACCCCTGCTtgcaaaatattatatatatatatatatatatatatatatatttagttagCTCTTGTGAATTCATTTTTTGAATTTGACGTGTGCGTTGTTGAGATAAATCTCAGTTTCAGTGCTGCTCTTGTTCTCCACTGTGTGCAGTGAAATATGGAGTCTCTGTGAGGTGAATGCAAGGATAATACATGCATTCCTGCAGGATTTTAAATGGCCTTTACGCAGCGCAGAGGCAGAGCCGAAGCCCGCACCCGGGAGGGAGGAGATAAATTTAGGGAAAAACCaccaaagggggggggggaaaaatccGTCCAAGATAGCTGAGCTTGTTTTAACAAAAGAGCCTCAGAGCAGGAATTTGATGTGAGAATAATTCTCTCAGTGCTGAGCTCAGCCTGCGCACATGCACGtgcacgtgcgcacacacacacacacacacacacacgtttatatCGTGTGAGGTAATTCCGTTGACTGTGTAGTAACGTAGTTAAACCTTAAAGAACCTTAAATACATCGCTTGGATCatgcgttttattttttttcgaaCAAAAGCCACATGTTTCTTAATCCGTACCAGACAAAATAACTGATCTCAAAATTGTCACGCGTTTCTGTAATCATTTTACCATCTGGTCCTCACAAATGTCTAAAtacaggcgcacacacacacacacacacacacacacacacaatgctatgGGGATTTACTTGGAATTTGAAAATAGTAATCTGgtgtatgcatgcacacacttgcgcacacacacacacactcacacacacatttacagtcaTGCCTTCGAGTGCCGATGCAATGTGCGTTCCATATGGAACAAAGTCATATAATATTCCATGAATATCCAATCAGGAATTGCTTTGCTAACGGATACCAGATGGAAAAGAATGATCCATCCAGCGCAAACACTCGCACGGCTTTGTGCTTTTATCATCAGCCAACGTACGCTAAAAGATCTTTGTGTTTAGGACCACACCGGCTTTATATCCACCAGTCTTGAGATCTTTCTAAACCGAATCCTTGACTTCCTTTTGTAACCGGACcagaggttttttgttttcatcccGATGATCCTATCGCCTCGACCACCGTCCGAGCCTAAATCTGTCAAATACGCCAGATCCTGACAGCTAAATTGATAGCCTCGGTCattcgcgcgctctctctctctcgctctctctctctcgtgttcAGCAGCCATATTTCCTGGTTGCCTAGCAACGGGCTTATGATGTGATTGTTCagatgtgtatgtttttttttagcacatcAGTAATAGTAATTAATGGATGCGTCATTTTCATTGCTCTCTCTCCTCACGTTTGGTCAGAATGTCACATTACACCGACGAGCCTCGCTTCACCATCGAGCAGATCGATTTGCTGCAGCGGCTGCGCGGGAGCGGCATGACCAAGCAGGAGATCCTGTGCGCACTGGACACACTGGAGCGCCTGGAGCGCGAGCACGTGCAGAAGTTCGGCCCGCGCCACTCCTACGCAGGAGGGACTCGAGGAGTCAACAGCCATGGCAGCTCCAGTTCTGTTGCTCCGTCCAGCACCGCTCCTACTCTGTCCTCGTCCGCCAGCGTGGCCACGCAGACCGTTTTCCACGGCGGCACTCCGTCCCCGTCTCCAACCAGCTACGACACCTCTCCGCCCCCGACCATCGCCGTGCCCATGGGCGTGGTAGCGCCAGCGGCTCAGAACGGCCGTGACTGCTTGGCGCCCGTCAGCAACGGGAAGCACTCGCCTCCCCAGTACCCCGTATCCGCTCGGGCCTTCGGCTTCGAACCGGCTGAGGAGGAAGTAGACATCGATGACCGGGTGGAGGAGCTCATGAGGTCACTACGATCATtcaattaataatgaattatattacagtgctattattattattattattattctagaTTGGTCACAtctgtttttaaaatccttcatcatccttcactttctctctttctagaAAGGACAGTAATATAATCAAAGAGGAGATCAAGGCCTTCTTAGGGAGCCGGAGAATTTCGCAAGCCGTCGTCGCCCAAGTCACAGGTTGGTGCTCGTGAACACGCTGCTCACTCACCGCTCTGTGTGCTAATGATCGTGTGCGACTCCAGTTAGTTTATCGCTTTTTCACTGCGCGGCGAGGAATGCCATCGTTTCTCAATTAACAGACGAATTCCGTTGAATTGATCGGCGCGCCTGATAAAATGGCGTCCGTCTTGTGTGTCGCGCAGGCATCAGTCAGAGTCGGATCTCCCACTGGCTCCTGCAGCAGGGTTCCGATCTGAGCGAGCAGAAGAAGAGAGCTTTCTACCGGTGGTACCAGTTGGAGAAGACCACGCCCGGTAATGCCACACTCCACCCACACAGCCCCCTAACTCCACCCACACAGCCCCCTAACTCCACCCCACCGTCCCTCTACAGCTACGAGTGTACGAGTTTTTACACTCGTAGACGAGAGTATAGAGTATGCACAGTGGAGATGATTCCACTACGAGTTCCAGAGCAGCCAGCATGTTCTGTATGTAGAGAACCACACAAACGGACCTACGCTGAGGGCTGTACAGCTTATACGCGGTCGGTTTTTTTTGTCGTCCCAGGAGCCACTCTGGCTATGAGACCCGCCCCCATGGCGCTGGAGGACATCGTAGAGTGGCACCAGAGCGCTCCACCCATCAACTGCAGCCCCGGGAGCTTCCGTCTGCGCCGCGGCAGCCGCTTCACCTGGAGGAAGGAGTGTCTCGCCGTCATGGAGAGGTGAGAGTCGGAGAATTTCAATTCAGTGCCGTAATGCTCCTGATTAAGCGTTTAAGTAATTAGCTAACGTGCTGAATCAGGTGTTCTACCACAGCGGAGTGTATTAACATACATGGctcagtgtattattattattattattattattattattattattatatatgctGCTTCAGTTACTTTAACGACAACCAGTATCCTGACGAGGCCAAGCGGGAGGAAATCGCCAACGCCTGCAATGCTGTGATACAAAAACCAGGTGAGGCGACGCCTTATAGCGCAGCCAGCCTTTTATAAATGCAGGTCCATGGCATGAAACTCATCTCTGAACCTCTACAACGTCTTCACGTTTAGGAAAGAAGCTTTCCGATCTAGAGCGGGTCACGTCTCTGAAAGTGTACAACTGGTTTGCTAACCGGCGAAAGGAGATTAAGAGAAGAGCCAATATAGGTAACGTTGAAGCCCTGTGGGCgggattacaaaaaaaaacaaaacaacgtgTCAGCTCTTCTCCTGTTCCTTAAAAACGTCAAACCACAGCACTAACACTCTAacatcatttcatcatttcCGTCTGTGAACTGATTGCTTAAAGGGGTGGTTTGTAATTGTTCGATTTGTAatgatattattttaaagtggatttggttcatttaattttattcaagACTTGCGTTTTTCTGGCCTGGAAGTTatccccgccccctttccccTTAAAAGGCAACGCATCAGGGATATCTCGTTTCAGCAGAACGGGAAGGGGAAAGCTCgtcagtgttttttatttttattatagctCTAAAAATTACAACCTGCTATTTTACTTTTACGGTTACGTCCACGCGGACCTCTGATATGTTATGgcaaggtgtgtttttttttcgaAGAAGCAGCAATCCTGGAGACTCATGGGATCGACGTGCAGAGTCCAGGCGGTCAGTCCAACAGCGACGAGATCGACGGCAACGACTTCAGCGAGCCGGGCGCCGAGCCGGGGTTAGGGACGGTAAGGAACGTATTTAACTCCGCTTTTAATAAATACTGCAGGTTCCACTGTCACAGCGTCTTTACTTTTGACACTGAACATAAGACAAATTCAGGAACTGTTACAAAactgattgcatttttttttgttaaaagagAGCCGTGGCCAGAGGTTTTGGTTTCAGTgtcacccccccacccccttccaGGTGCACAGGACATGCCTAGAGCTGGAATACACTCTATACTTACATTACATAACCGCAATGGAGCTTTCAAGGCCTCATGATGGGCTCGAGTGTGACTTTTTCCACCGCACATTGCACCGGAACGCTGAACCTCGGACTTGATATCTTTCACGAGTTTGAGCTCGGCCAATAAAAGATCAGATAAAACAGCTAATCAGACAAGTAAATCCAAGCTCTTGTGTTTCAGGGAACACCTAAATACAGGAGTCCTGACAACTcaagtatcttttttttttttaaagttctgtTGGTTCCCGCTTGGGCCACTTCCTGTCTTTGAAAGTGcagtggaaaaagaaaaaaagaaaagaaaagaaaaaaaaaagccctaaaAGGCCACTCTTGCGTTTGTAGGTACCAACTTTGATCTCTGGTTGGTTGGAGCATCCCATGGGGGCGGGGCTGGGCTCAAGCAGTGGGGGCGGGGCATCGAGCTGATTGGCTTCAGACTGACGGCTGTGTCCTGGTCTTGTCGCCCCTCCCCCACCAGGACGAGAGCACGGGGACGAGCGAGCACCAGGACCCCATCAGCCTGGCGGTGGAGATGGCGGCGGTCAATCACTCCATACTGGCGCTGTCACAGCAGGGCAGGGGCGGCAACGACGTCAAGGCCGAGGTGCTCAATGATGACTGAGgactcttccacacacacacacacacacacacatatatatatatacacacacacataccatcacatatacacactgtatctGCCAAAGGAGGAGACGGTACTGGGATGAGGAGGCGGGGACTGATGTGACTCTTTAAGACTCGCTAGTTTTGCAACTCAAACCTATGCATCGCCatgaaatttaaacattttaataagcGCATATGTTCAAActgaatgtaatatttttgggGAATATTATACATACACGCCGTTTAGTCCTCCTTTTCTTCGAAAGCCTCGAGGGAAACGAATACTCTTAAATGCGTGCTAGTCATGCTAGTTCGATTCCTCAGGCCTtcgtacaaacaaacaaagccatCAATTTGAGAAAAGGGAAAACGCCGTGTCGTGACTCGTGACCAAAGCCGAAGAGGAGTCAGTTAATCTCACGCCACCCCAATCGACTTTCCTCCTACAGCCATAATCTCttttactgtaatatttaaaCAGAGGCTCTGTGAAGTAGAAATGCACTACTGGCAGAATTtggtaattacatttttttattttatttatttttttttaaatcacagaacAAGAAGCTAGTTACCTTTTAGCACCTTTAACTGTTCCTTTAAAGGAGCCGGTTGTCAGTTTcagcgccctctgctgcctgtCGATTAAATTACAGTTTTTCCACCCCCTTTACTGAAACCTTGTGATGCGATTTCGCAtcacaaatcattttttttttcaacttcagTTTAATTTTCATGAACGTTGACAACCAAAATGGAGAAAGTGTTCATTTtagatatgtatgtaatattaacGAAGATGAAAAaattattgtatttaaaaaaaaaaaagaaaagaagcatGGGATGCAGCTCGTCAGGAGGCgggattagattagattagattagatagtATGAGTATCTTTTAAACGCTGAGTCACAGCAATGTTGAACCATTTGGAAACTTCTTTGCTCACACCTAGTGAGACTTCACCTTTATTAGAACACTTTTGAGTAAAAAGTGTCACTCACCCACACGGTTTTCCTTCTCTGAAACCCctctgctatctctctctctctctctctctctctctctccgtctcctcCTCGGCTGTACATCACCTCCTGGCCTGACATCGTGGCCTGTTGCCGTCTAGCTACCTGTAAACATGAATCTCCTCAGTAGTGAGATCTGGTCCTGAGATCACATGAGCCTTATCAATGATCATgtgcttcatcatcatcatcatcatcatcaacactcGCCCAGGGTCTGCTACACATCTTTAAGCAATCGGACAAATGCTGTTAACCGTACCATGTGTAACCTCATAGTATTCTGTATCAGGGTGCTGTACTCAACTCTACAGAGTGTCGGGGTTAACACCGAGGCCCCGATTTACCGAGAAAAATAGGCGTcgttttaaacattaaaaaaaaaaccccaacgaTATGTAAATTAAGTTTTTACGCGTCCAATCAAAATAAGGTCGGACTTTTAGTTCGGAAACTAACACGCAGTGGGCTTTCTCTCAGAGTGGGCGGGGCATACTCTGTCTCCACTGTCAATCATGACGACACGCCAATCccgggtgtgtgtgaggtcatgtatatgaggaagagggcagatcAAGTTTTCAGaaagatgtgtatatatatattaagggTGCAAACGGTGTACGCTTAATGGTTCCACCCCTGCGAATAGGAATGGTACAGTCCGGTACCGTTTTTCCAGAGAGTGTAGAGtcaattaaaaagaagaaaaaaaaaatgtttagaaaCTTTTATACATAGAAATCACCCAAAACTCGATATTAATTACAACCGAACAATACATGctattttgttcatttgaaagattcgatgtttttttgttttgttttgttttttttacacacactgaaaccTTTTAGTAAATCAGGGCCTGACTCTGTAGAAGCAGCGCTTGGACCGGAGGACGGACGCAGGCGAATGTTCAGTCAGTGCGTGTAAACGCGGTACCGCGACTTCTAAGGCACTTAAATAACGTCAGGCTACATTTCTCAATTCAGATGGTTTGAACAATTTCATCCAAATTATCGCTGGACATCAAGAACGGCGGTGGAATTCAccactaaaagaaaaaacactcgGCCAAAAAACGTCCGTTCTTGTCCGATCCGGATAGGGATAGCGCGTAAACGTCGATTTCTGGCCGATTTCAAACGTGAAACGAGGTCCACGGTCAAAGATGAGCGTTCGATTTAGCGTCTATAACGTGACCGAACGAACGTCAGAGAGGTTTAACTTCAGAAATGTTCCCGAGGTCAGCAGCAAGGAATGTTAAAATTGTGgaactgaaaaaaagagaaaaattttCAGCTCTGCTGTTTGTATTCGCATATTGTTCCTCTGGAGTATAAAGCTCCCTAAAAAGTCCgcccccttttttaaatttttaaaaaattttttaaaccttGTTAATTCAAGAAGCGcatttcactttatgtgaaatgtgaaatcgAAAAGCGGCATTTGACAATCTTTAACTTTCCCGAGATCGCTCTCGAATGATCCGCTTTCCCCTCCCCCCTCCGCGTCGGCTTCAGCCGGCGTTTTGCCGCACTTGATATTTATTTCGGTACGTCCGAAAGCGTTCGCGCTCGTCAACTCAAGTCTGACGTCGATGACCTCGGCTAGCCATCCCTTTCCTCACGATCAGTCGGACGTCTAGCCGTTTTTGTGTTTCGATCCCACTCCACCCTTTACTGATTACTGATGATGTCCAGAGAGGAACCCAAACGCTACCAGAACCCAAATCGTCTGATCAGGGTGGACGAGCAGTCGACGCGGTTTATGTTCAACGGGAAATCAGGAGCTCGACTGTCCTGTCGATCTGTCCATGTTCAATAtgtgaatatattaaaatatatatataaatataaatatatatatatataaatattatatgacGCAAATACTGT
This window contains:
- the hmbox1a gene encoding homeobox-containing protein 1a isoform X6, which codes for MSHYTDEPRFTIEQIDLLQRLRGSGMTKQEILCALDTLERLEREHVQKFGPRHSYAGGTRGVNSHGSSSSVAPSSTAPTLSSSASVATQTVFHGGTPSPSPTSYDTSPPPTIAVPMGVVAPAAQNGRDCLAPVSNGKHSPPQYPVSARAFGFEPAEEEVDIDDRVEELMRKDSNIIKEEIKAFLGSRRISQAVVAQVTGISQSRISHWLLQQGSDLSEQKKRAFYRWYQLEKTTPGATLAMRPAPMALEDIVEWHQSAPPINCSPGSFRLRRGSRFTWRKECLAVMESYFNDNQYPDEAKREEIANACNAVIQKPGKKLSDLERVTSLKVYNWFANRRKEIKRRANIEAAILETHGIDVQSPGGQSNSDEIDGNDFSEPGAEPGLGTVPTLISGWLEHPMGAGLGSSSGGGASS
- the hmbox1a gene encoding homeobox-containing protein 1a isoform X2; protein product: MSHYTDEPRFTIEQIDLLQRLRGSGMTKQEILCALDTLERLEREHVQKFGPRHSYAGGTRGVNSHGSSSSVAPSSTAPTLSSSASVATQTVFHGGTPSPSPTSYDTSPPPTIAVPMGVVAPAAQNGRDCLAPVSNGKHSPPQYPVSARAFGFEPAEEEVDIDDRVEELMRKDSNIIKEEIKAFLGSRRISQAVVAQVTGISQSRISHWLLQQGSDLSEQKKRAFYRWYQLEKTTPGATLAMRPAPMALEDIVEWHQSAPPINCSPGSFRLRRGSRFTWRKECLAVMESYFNDNQYPDEAKREEIANACNAVIQKPGKKLSDLERVTSLKVYNWFANRRKEIKRRANIAAILETHGIDVQSPGGQSNSDEIDGNDFSEPGAEPGLGTVRNVFNSAFNKYCRFHCHSVFTFDTEHKTNSGTVTKLIAFFFVKREPWPEVLVSVSPPHPLPGAQDMPRAGIHSILTLHNRNGAFKAS
- the hmbox1a gene encoding homeobox-containing protein 1a isoform X4 is translated as MSHYTDEPRFTIEQIDLLQRLRGSGMTKQEILCALDTLERLEREHVQKFGPRHSYAGGTRGVNSHGSSSSVAPSSTAPTLSSSASVATQTVFHGGTPSPSPTSYDTSPPPTIAVPMGVVAPAAQNGRDCLAPVSNGKHSPPQYPVSARAFGFEPAEEEVDIDDRVEELMRKDSNIIKEEIKAFLGSRRISQAVVAQVTGISQSRISHWLLQQGSDLSEQKKRAFYRWYQLEKTTPGATLAMRPAPMALEDIVEWHQSAPPINCSPGSFRLRRGSRFTWRKECLAVMESYFNDNQYPDEAKREEIANACNAVIQKPGKKLSDLERVTSLKVYNWFANRRKEIKRRANIEAAILETHGIDVQSPGGQSNSDEIDGNDFSEPGAEPGLGTDESTGTSEHQDPISLAVEMAAVNHSILALSQQGRGGNDVKAEVLNDD
- the hmbox1a gene encoding homeobox-containing protein 1a isoform X5, translated to MSHYTDEPRFTIEQIDLLQRLRGSGMTKQEILCALDTLERLEREHVQKFGPRHSYAGGTRGVNSHGSSSSVAPSSTAPTLSSSASVATQTVFHGGTPSPSPTSYDTSPPPTIAVPMGVVAPAAQNGRDCLAPVSNGKHSPPQYPVSARAFGFEPAEEEVDIDDRVEELMRKDSNIIKEEIKAFLGSRRISQAVVAQVTGISQSRISHWLLQQGSDLSEQKKRAFYRWYQLEKTTPGATLAMRPAPMALEDIVEWHQSAPPINCSPGSFRLRRGSRFTWRKECLAVMESYFNDNQYPDEAKREEIANACNAVIQKPGKKLSDLERVTSLKVYNWFANRRKEIKRRANIAILETHGIDVQSPGGQSNSDEIDGNDFSEPGAEPGLGTDESTGTSEHQDPISLAVEMAAVNHSILALSQQGRGGNDVKAEVLNDD
- the hmbox1a gene encoding homeobox-containing protein 1a isoform X3, yielding MSHYTDEPRFTIEQIDLLQRLRGSGMTKQEILCALDTLERLEREHVQKFGPRHSYAGGTRGVNSHGSSSSVAPSSTAPTLSSSASVATQTVFHGGTPSPSPTSYDTSPPPTIAVPMGVVAPAAQNGRDCLAPVSNGKHSPPQYPVSARAFGFEPAEEEVDIDDRVEELMRKDSNIIKEEIKAFLGSRRISQAVVAQVTGISQSRISHWLLQQGSDLSEQKKRAFYRWYQLEKTTPGATLAMRPAPMALEDIVEWHQSAPPINCSPGSFRLRRGSRFTWRKECLAVMESYFNDNQYPDEAKREEIANACNAVIQKPGKKLSDLERVTSLKVYNWFANRRKEIKRRANIAILETHGIDVQSPGGQSNSDEIDGNDFSEPGAEPGLGTVRNVFNSAFNKYCRFHCHSVFTFDTEHKTNSGTVTKLIAFFFVKREPWPEVLVSVSPPHPLPGAQDMPRAGIHSILTLHNRNGAFKAS
- the hmbox1a gene encoding homeobox-containing protein 1a isoform X1: MSHYTDEPRFTIEQIDLLQRLRGSGMTKQEILCALDTLERLEREHVQKFGPRHSYAGGTRGVNSHGSSSSVAPSSTAPTLSSSASVATQTVFHGGTPSPSPTSYDTSPPPTIAVPMGVVAPAAQNGRDCLAPVSNGKHSPPQYPVSARAFGFEPAEEEVDIDDRVEELMRKDSNIIKEEIKAFLGSRRISQAVVAQVTGISQSRISHWLLQQGSDLSEQKKRAFYRWYQLEKTTPGATLAMRPAPMALEDIVEWHQSAPPINCSPGSFRLRRGSRFTWRKECLAVMESYFNDNQYPDEAKREEIANACNAVIQKPGKKLSDLERVTSLKVYNWFANRRKEIKRRANIEAAILETHGIDVQSPGGQSNSDEIDGNDFSEPGAEPGLGTVRNVFNSAFNKYCRFHCHSVFTFDTEHKTNSGTVTKLIAFFFVKREPWPEVLVSVSPPHPLPGAQDMPRAGIHSILTLHNRNGAFKAS